In Centroberyx gerrardi isolate f3 chromosome 7, fCenGer3.hap1.cur.20231027, whole genome shotgun sequence, the sequence ATGGACTTTGGCGTGATAagagggccttcaaacaacaacaaaaacacagccttGGCCCACTCCTGAgtaaatattacacatttaacacacaaggacacaagtgcaagaacacacacacctacacacatccAACCTCCTACACtcagaagaacacacacacgacttcctcagcacacttacacacatcaacctacacacaaacacttctgTCCCCACAACACATAAGTACACATCTACCAGCGCACACACTTTTggcccctacacacacacacacacccttactcTGAGATGTGGACGAAGATGTCGTTGCCCCCATCGGACGGTGTGATGAAGCCATGCCCTTTGGAGCGGgaaaaacatttacacacaccacTAAACAACGGACCCTCCGACGCACGAGCCGTCctgtagggagggagggagggagggaggaagggagtcAAACTCTGTAAATGTATCATCACAGCAGTCATATCCACCCGTTATTGATTAATCCCTGCTTTAGCAGAACATATAACAAGCTATTTGCTTGGCTAGCAGATAAAACTGCTTTGCTTGCTCGACAAGCCATAAGCGTCGGACGGTGCACATCCTCCTGTCAACCAATCATTATCATATATAGCGGTGTATGTGTGATGACTTGTAGCTTTTAAATGCACAAGGGAGGggaatttttacattttaaattatctTAAAAGTCCTTGCAGTCAAGAAAAAGAACTGATGAATATGGTGGCATTTGCATGACAAAACCCATGAGAATAAGTGAGAACTTGCCAAAGAACAAGgtaatttacacacacacaaaagagatTTTACACTGGCGACAGACTGAATCCCCATGTATTCGTCCAATAACCCAACCCAATCCATTATTTCATCAGCTACAGCCTATAGGTACCCGACTAAATAATGGAAAGGTCCCATTAGCCATTACTAAAGAGACACTGCTATGACTGGCTGATCAGCAAGTTTCATCCCATATGGttctgcatgagtgtgtgtgtcctcacgcTGAGCAGGTCCTGTTTCTGCGTGTGGGCAGGGGGCTGGGGATGAGGTAGCCTCTCATGGGGGAAGGTGAGCGGTCTCTGTGTCTGCAGGCTGGAGGCCGCAGGGCCCCTGGTGGGAGAAAACACCCTGTTACTCCATCAACAATAAAGTCCAAACAAACAATCAATGCAGAGTTAAAGTGGCAATACGCAAGATTCTTCTATGTTGGATTTTGGTGACGTCTTTGCTcggtgctcattgctgtggtgtttctgcactgctcttcccagagatcacctgtcaatgtGAAGTCAGAAAGTCTCCTATCATTTGATCATAagacataacaaaaaaaaaagcttttaccTGAAGACAGTGGAGAAATGTGAGAACCTGGGGAGCCTGCGGAGCGCAGTGGAGGGGTCACGGGTCGCGCCCCCTGGATGGGCGTGGCCTGAGAGGACATGATGGAGGAGGCGGGGTCGAAGGGCGGAAGCTAACACTGGTGGGAGTTGAGGAGGAGGGGCACTCAGGAGGGAACACAGCAGAGTTTGCGAAAGGCCTGAtaagaggagaaggggagattTGGTTAAGGCTTTGAATTCatcgcaagcacacacacacacacacacacactgatatgagAGCATCAGCTGAGCATCACTTAACAACATGACTTGTTTTCAGTACTGTCACCCCtggacccccccctcccctcctttgcCGAATCAGTGACCTGCGAGCAACATTCTCAGAACCATCATTACCATGGCAACACCAATCAGAGGGCAGCCGGGGCACCGCGGCgacccgagagagagagagagagagagagagagagagagagagagagagagagagagagagagagagagagagagagagagagagagagagagagaacagactcCTCATTCACCTAGGCCCTGGCCTTACATCATCAGCCATTACATCACTAGCAACCAATTAGGGAGAGGCAGAATAGAAAACCTCCATTTATCTCTTCCCCATCCATTACTGGGATATTATtaagagagagcaacagagagaaagggggggggagagagagagaggggtagagagagaattGGGTTGACGTTTGAACAAATATAATAAAAgcaaacagagcaacaaaggcAGCAGAAGCAGGTCAGTGAGCAGCGATACTGGAGGATCTGGGGGTGAAGAGCCTTAATCGACAGTATTTCCACAGCTGTAGAGAGAAGGCAGGGCAGATTTTCCACACTGGCCTGGGGATTGCCGAATTTAAGacttttaatgctacctggaactAAAtctaaaggaatagttcacctaaAAACCTCacttttgggtgaactattcctttaaggccaatttaaaaaatcaaaataaagaaacaaagctggcaaaatgAGCCTGTTTCTGACTCAATAGCTAATTAAAGTTCTGAAATGATCAATCGGCAGTAGAGGGAAAAAGATACCAGGAcattaagggacatgaagtgtCCAAGTATGTTTACTAAAGCAGATaggatgaaaaacaaaacatattttgcCTACTGAACTACTAACTCTGTTCTGTGTTAATCTAAGAAAAGCAAGTGCAAAGAAACCCGTCATTGCACGGAGCAATTAAAGCATTAAATTGAGAATTTATTTCAAAAGGAGAATACTGGTATCAATTTAAGTTATAGCCCACTTTCTACTGTCTATATCTAGTTTACATTTGCcacaatcattttgcaatgcatgccataTGCAATTagaatttttttaacatttactcacTTTTAGTTGGTTTAACATTTACAATGTAAAACTTAGCTTTAAGTTAACTGCTCTCCAGGCTCACAAAGACACCCATAATTAAAAAGACATGTGacgtgacaataaagtttgtaaggcgactTGTTTTCCTGGCAGacttcatttcttcctgtgggtgtcaggtgactgACAGCAGGCAGAGCGTAACATATTACATAACGCAGCATATGAAAACGCTCAAGTCGGGTGCAATGAAAcagcaataaaacagaaattctcgcaaaaccaaattaaggttttgtgtttactgtgatggattaccttcCTCGGGCAATTCTCAAGTCTGTGCAAGTTGCTTTTCATACCGTGCAAGAATTAAAGGCTGCAAACGGCTTCCTCTGAAGGTAGAAAACCAgtcctgatatctccaactacgcagatattatctttttttttctctcttattctcttacTCTCTTATCTCCTAATGTTCTGGGAGAGAACTGCTTTACTCAGATTTACTCAGCAAatgttatattattatacaccagcctgcttcacattcatacagttacacacattcacactgggagctgcccagaaCAACCTTGTCTTCTGCTGGTGGCTATTGAGCAGCTGCACTGTGAACCGTCTTAACACAATAAACACGGGCTTAATCTGATCACAGCATCTCTGGACAACACACTCACTGATGGAGGCAGGGTTTACATtgtcaatgcacacacacacacagacacacacacacacacttaaatcaCAAGGACACAAACACTGAGGTTGCAGTCAAATAATTTTGCTTgcacacatggatgcacacacacacacgcacacatacacacacacacaccaatgggTTGGctagcacatgcacacatttgaaTTGTTTATTTATGCCCGTATGAAAGAGGAAATGGCATAAGGACATGAGCAATGAAGGTAATTTTGGTCACAGGGACGGAATAGCTGCAGCTTAGTTTTAGCTAATGGGgaacttaaaacacacacacacacaaaatcagcaAGTGTTTTCAGCTGAAATGATCATCCTGTTGAAAATCTGTGAATGAGTACACTTGAATAAAACAGGAAAGACAACACAGTGAGACAAAAACAGGAGCAGGATTGGAGAGAAAATAGATGGATgagaacagcagcagggaaagagagcggagagagagggagagagagggaaaagtgaAACGGAAATGGAAAAGTGGCCGATAAGTAAAAGATAATGCATGAGGGAGGCTTGCAAAACATGACAGGGCGAGTACAGATTTAGCCGgtgtagaagtcccactttttactgcttgtttactagaaggggcaataagtaaggaAGTAGGGTTttcactagggatgggacgagaTATTGATAATGAATGAtatgatattagctccatgttattctgctgtagtaatcacataTGAGACAcctgaccatcacaatttcacaagctgtccatctaaattatattatttacactttgtaatgacatttttaaattgttgtttatattctagcagccaatgccgttgctagaaagatttgtggctcagaaataaacacaattctccacagtcagactttgtcgtcattgaacttttatttattacaccGTATAGTttttgactttattgtttatctcAGTCACAGGCCACTGTAGCTCAAGGGGATCGGAGGGGCTGAGACAGAGAATTATGTAGGAGGAGATTAGTTCtactgatgttgttgcaattcctactggtcgccaatagaggtcgataaaattaaatagatagaaagattgcttaatgcccctttaagtacTTTACAATTTTTGCTCTACCGCCAAGAAAAACAGTTTGgaaaattagaattaggattagagTTTTGGTTAGACTGATCTAAATGAGGAATGTATATGTGAATCAGTCGTTCATACATGTCCAAAATATCTGTTTGGTtttacacagagaaaaagaagcacTGATGACTTGCAGTAAGCCCATATTAGATagatcatatacatatatatatatatatatatatattatttttgcaTTACAATAATATGCAAAAAGGCTGTAATTAGAAAAGCTGAGTCATTTGAGACGTGTAAAATGGAAAACATGGAGATAAAAGGGCAGGAGTGGAAAGAGTTGAAGATAAGGAGAGGAAGAATGTGAGAAGGCTGGAGAtgataaactgtgtgtgtgtgtgtgtgtgtgtgtgtgtgtgtgtgtgtgcgtgtgtgttcaggagTCAAGGCCACCTAAGGCTATTGTACAGAAAGCTGCAACCACTTATTGAATCTGTTTAggaaaatggacacacacacacacacacacacacacacacacacacacacacacacacacaaaactgttaTAGAGTGGGATTTCAAACCACAATTGCTCTGTTGACGTTACAGCTGCTGTCTAATTTTCCTCTTGGGTAACATACAAGGAGGACATTGAAAAAATGTCCCAGTCTGTTTTGCTCCCAGTTCTGGTTCTAGTGCAGACTTGCAGTTCATTTATCTTGATAAAAAACATTCATCCTAAACACTTGTTTGTATTTTAGAGGAAAAGTTGTCTAAATTGTACTACTGTTGTCAGTCTACTCATGTAAGTTATAGTATAATATTTAACAATGAACTTCAGgtgatgattttttcccccccaaagtGTTTCAGAAATGAACACTGCTTGTTCTATCTTTCTTCAAAAGTAATGATctcatccattttttttgtatttgatgaCTTTAAATTACAAGCATAAATAGTCATAAAATATCTTTGATAGGGGAATACTTGCTTTCCGTTATTAACACACTTAGTTTTGAGTTCTTGCCATTTTGCTGAcaaaatactgtacattcaaCATCAAACCAAGAATATGGGTTATTGTGGAGGCTAATCCAACAAAATTAATCATCTGTATGGATTATTAATCTACAAAATCACAGTATTTCATTCAGACCAGAGACAGAGCAGGTTAGATCAAATCCTTGTGAGTCATGAGTGACTAGGAACATTATAGAATTTCACAGAACTTCACACTAACAACCcagtgcgcgcgcacacacacatacacacacacacacacaaaaacatttccttcatgaaaccactcttgTTACACAAACTGTTGTTATGACTGGATTTCGTGATAATTAGTTTGCATGTGGTTGGTAATCTACcagaaggcagaggagagagagagagagagagagagattcttcaATTGTTCTTTAATTAAACATCATGCATGAAAACCCACAGAGCAAAAAAAGGAAACACCCTATATCCACAATTAATacaaaatattatataaaaaacTCCCATTCACACCCATacctccccacccacccacctacactacacacacacacacacacaaacacctatcCAAAATTACAGAAAACTACTATTACTTGAAAATATAGTAAATACAGAAATGTAAGCTGtgagagaacacagagaaaagatgaaaacaacaaaGTCATAATTGGGTTGAAGTGTGTGAAGTATTTTTGTTATGAACAACATCaatctgtctgactgcctgtacTGTATTGTGTATCAGCACCTATTGTACTAACTATAACAGTGACTATTATAAAAGGTGGATCTGGGGCTTTGGTAACAACAAATAAAtgacttcttttcttttcattgccTTCTATATAAACATGGATCTGACTCTCtatcccctgtctctctctctctcacacacacacacacacacacacacgcacacacacacacacacacacacacacacacacacacacacacacacacacacacacacacacagagtaaggCCGGTCCTCTAGTGTCCTATGGAATTTTCCATGCTAGTGCTCTCTGACCACCACGCTACCCAGAGATCCTGCTGATACAGCAAATACCAGCCCAAtgggacacaacacacacacacacacatttaatcagacacacaaacatacatgcatacatttgctcacacacccacacacacggcTTTGCTGAGACAAACAGATCATGTGCTGGGGTATTGTACTGTATGATGCTAGCTACATCCAGCCTCTCCTCTAGCAGGATGATGCATTTCATGAAAGCATCCAGACTCCATTTAGTGGTGTAGTGCTTCAGTCTGGCACCCACTCCCAGACCGGGCCCATTCATCTAAAGCTGcattcacacagaaacaaaacaacaacaactccactaatcagtgacattttcatataattaaATGTCTGTTTCGCTACTTTATATTGCTTATTCCATtggctgttctaaacagccggtgtctggtattTCTTTCCCGgtaaaaatcctctgccgcacggGAAGcaatgcgttttacatttctggtttgtttggaataaacagaagaagaagaactgggtagttagcacgAGTTAGTTTCATCTCAGTATGTTTGCACCGTGGGATATGTGGATCTCTATACATAGTTGGCAGAAGTAGAAATACATTACAGATTGAGTGTGATCCCGGCCATTTAACACACATTCATCTGACTTGACATCATCAAAATAATGGGAGGGTTACagcgcatacacacaaatacagatttcATAccaaacagcaaagaaaatgacaaaagacctggcagagagacagtgggTGAAGGCAAAGGAAGGAGCacatgtatatgcacacacacacacacacgcacacgcacgcactcttTTCAACTGTTGAATGTGGTTCTGTATAGCAGGAAGTCCTTTCACCTCCCATCCTGTTGAGAGGTTACTGCTGGAgaaagcatgagagagagagacatggagagagaaggccagagaaagtgagatgaatagagacagaatgggagaggaagaaaaacaagagtggGCAGATGCAGAGAGAATGATAGATTTAAGTTTCAGTGAGGAGTGCTTTCTAAAGGACAGAAGGTAaattaagtccttggttgacaaaatgatgacacATATACTGAATAGTTTACTTAAGTTTATGTTTTTCACCCAAAATGAATATAGATGCTGGGTAAATTTCAATCAGCCACTGTAACACCTATAGCTAGCTGTTGAGtgatatcatcatcatttttccAGCTCCTATGTGacttttaagtgtttttttttaattgttctGTACAGGGCTGAAAAACCTTTTTGCCAATCAGCCACAGTGACAGGTGGATTCCAAAATTTACATAAAACTTTCCCTTTTTCACAAGACAAATTGGTAGAAAAGAACCTCAAGACTATGACTGGTTACAAGCTAGACCGACAATCAAACCACCAGCCACTAGCTGAATGCTGCTAAGTTTCTGTTTTTAAGGCAAAACTTAAAACATACTCTCTAAATTCTATGATGTAACCTAAATAGTCTAGCTGGTCCGATATCCAATATCATATAGCATTCTTCTTCCTTATGTACTGTTTTATTTCCAGATATTGTTTCATCCTTGTTTATATGACATTATATCATATTCAATGTGATATGAGCTGTTTTTACTGTCCTTTCTaaatttctctttctccccttgtttctgatatgatattatattatatgtgaTATAAGCTGTTTTACTGCTCTTTTAAATGTATCTTTGGTAAAGTGCGTTGGGACTTGTgataatgcactttaaataaattgaaCTTGGTGTAATTTCCTGCCATCCAGTGACAATGTCTGTCTGTGGCATGATTCCCATGAAGATAATCCCGAAGATGGGTAGGGTTGAGTGCATCAGGACAATTGAGATAGTGTAGAAAAAAGTTGTAAATCACAATAGTGCTGCAAAATTGCTGTCATTGTACTGTCATATGTGGcaagccccacccatctggtactccaagcaggttaaaactaTGACTTACATAATatgacatcttcctgatattgagcttttgcccttttgcacaatccacatccgagttgtctcaaagcttctctaactctctgcttctctttatctccatctcctcctttgtgattggcttagatttaataaggggaATCAATATATatagggataatggcttttagcTGGATTTACCTCATCTGtgtgcttcatgaaaagagtaagcgTTCCTAATATTtggtacattcagtgtatttgaGAATACTATTTGACGCGGGTCTGTTATCCATTGACTGTCAATCTGTTAACCTTCACTAGCTCATAGTTATATGGCCCTCACTGTTAAATGCCAATAAATGTTGCTGAACAGGCTATCCTGGTCTGCTGAGATGGTTAAGGTGAAgcacgcatgcaaacacacacacccacacccaccacacacacacacacagtagcca encodes:
- the carhsp1 gene encoding calcium-regulated heat-stable protein 1: MSSQATPIQGARPVTPPLRSAGSPGSHISPLSSGALRPPACRHRDRSPSPMRGYLIPSPLPTRRNRTCSATARASEGPLFSGVCKCFSRSKGHGFITPSDGGNDIFVHISDIEGEYVPVEGDEVSYKLCSIPPKLEKVQAVEVAITHLKAGSKHETWAGIVISS